The sequence below is a genomic window from Andrena cerasifolii isolate SP2316 chromosome 6, iyAndCera1_principal, whole genome shotgun sequence.
GCAGCGGATTACGTAATTTATATAGAAACGCCTGAATATTTTACGCGGCTAATGGCTACATAGGAAAGGAATTAAGAATACTCGAATTGACATCCGCTTCGATCGTTAGACTAATAAATCAGGCTTAGAACCAGCATAACAGCCATTATTCCTCGTCTCCGCAGCTCCGCAGTTGTGCCACTTTTTCCACCGCGCTCGCGATAACTCGTAAAACTCGATTCAACCACGCGAATTCACAAGGGACAGTAATCTCCCAAAACTCAAGCTTCGGGTACCACAAACTACCCAGAATTCTCAGTTCCCGGTACAAGCCTCTACCATTTTCTACCTTGGAGCCTGCTAAGGTCTCGTGCATCTGGAAACAGCTTTATATCAAACCCCCCAAAGGAACTGTAATCTTTTATTCCCGATCTCGATTTCCAAATTCAACTTAGCTCAAAGAGCCAACAGACAAGAAACAGTCCGAGGCAAAGCATCGGCTTTCAATCCCCCTTACAAAATCACAAGTTAAACTTCTCAGCTAGCTGAATCCAAGGGTGTAACGATTGCAAACGCTCGGTCGAAGAATTTCCCGTGTGACCAAGGATTTCTCGCAGGAATCTCGAGTTTCCTGAATATCGATCAAGCCCTCTCCCTCCACCCGCCCCTGCCGCGGTAACGAGCATCACCGTGGCAGGAATTATTAAACGGTCGTTGGAGGATCAAAAACTTGGGGCATCTCCGTTGTGCAAGCGTAGAGAGTAATATATAGGCAAAAGGTAGGGAGGTAGGTAAGGCAAGAAGGTAAGATCGGCGTACATTCAAACTCAGCGGAGTCTAAGCGCGAGTTCCGGGTGATCCGCTGACCTGTCGGCCTTTGCAACAACACTCTCACGCTCCTGTAACCCATACTCCCTCTGTATCGTCTCTCCGCTCTCGCtcgttctttctttctctcctacATACTCATTGTTTCACAGTATTCGATACTATAGTCCCGTGTAGCGCCGTTTGTAAACGTTGCCCATGGCTGCATTAGCATACGCTTCTTCCCCTCTGCTCCCTCCCCCCCGTACCTGCCCTCCCCGCGCTCCCTTGCCCCAccgcctttccttttttttttcgtggcttTTTCTTTCGCCGGCCCTTTCCCCGGGACAGCAGAGGAAACGCCAGCGCCCAAAACGAATTTTCCGAGGCTGTTTTCCCCGTCCGACCCTGGACGATTATGATTCCTCGGCGACGATCCCGCACGAGAGCATGGACCACTTTGCGACTGCAGCCAGCTCGGGCAGCGGTCCATGGGCTCGGTTTCGTGGGGATATTGTTGCATCGGCGGCTGCTAATTTGTGCCAAGAATGTTTGTAGATGAAATGGTTGAATGTAAATGAGCGCGATTTCTATTTCGAGCGGGAGTGTTTCAGGGGGATTGTGAGTACGTTTGCTTGCTgattttgtgtatttatttattgcttgccAAGTGACGTATTAATGTTTTTGTTTGGATTTTGAATCGATTTGGTTCTAGTTTCTTCGCGATTTTCTTGCCCGCATGTGAGACAGTCTGGAAGAGTGTTCTTTTTGTTATTTTGCTGATAAACGGGTCTTATCGGAAGAACTTTGGAGTTCAGGTgtttatgaataataaaaacGGCTATAACGATAAGTCCGCGCGTATAATATTATCGACGCTACTTTCGTGACTGTTCACAAACTTTGTAAAATGCTCGTGTTATCTTGTGCAGGCAATCTTTTGAGTAAAATCACAGCTCAGTTTAGTTATGGGCTGAAACAGTATCGGTATAGGATTTTCTAGATTTGACGTAGAGCGGTTTACCAAACGATGAAACGTAATAAAAATTAGTTCGTAAATTTTTGCATTTATTCTTTCGATAAAATAAACCCTTACCAAAATTTTCTAACATTCGCTGTGATTTTTTGTAAAGATTCCAGGTAAGGAgaaacttaagggggtacaccacCTTGTACGTTTAAAAGAATggattttaaaatttggttcCTCAGGTAATTTTTTCTGTGAAATATTGGGATCTTTTTTGGAGATGTTAGGCGAcattctaaatttattttcatgcaTTATTTATTGCTGAAAGTTTTCAAATGGAGAAGTTATAAGTACAACATGTTTTGAAAGCGATTGGAacataacaaataaaaaattcttatttcaacTTAAAGGTaaatagattttcttcaatataGCGAACGGTTTTTATCATACTTTAATTTGTTCAGTTTTTAGAAACCTTCAAAGTCGAACTGTTtaagtgaacaaaaaaaaaattctttacgaagCCACCATTTTCTTACTTtgtaaaattattcaaaaatcgcAGGCTGtattgaagaaaatctattttcTTTCAGTTTAAATGAGAATTTAGGCCTAGAAGGTggtgtacccccttaaataaTGATTGCTATATGgagtattataatatttaagaatttgcaAACTCGTGAAGCTTAAATCCACTTGAAGTGACCAAATATACTTTTTGTTTCAGCCTTGAAAAACTGTCCGTCCGACTCTTCGAATATCCCGACCCCTAACATAGGATTTTCAAAAGTAATATTGTTTATCATCATATCGCATTGTATTTCTGACCGTTAATTACTACGGTACAAATGTTGGCCATACAATGCATGCAATTTTTCAGGCCATGTCCGGATTTATAATGATGATGACCCAGCAAGGAAAGCTGTTGTATATATCAGAAAATGCAGCAGAATACCTTGGACATTCTATGGTAAAGTAATTGCAAAGAAAGAACGATTACGGTAATCAACCATGTTGAGAGTTCCCTATAAGCACGATATAATATCTGCCGTTAGAATTCCATTCTACGAGAACTATGATAAAAAGCAAAGTCAATTCTTTTAATATGCCATTGCTCGTGCAAACgttcttttattatttaataggaCACGAAACTTCTGTCATAATTCAGCTTCAACTCGGTATTATTTTAGGAAGATTTGCTTATCCACGGAGATAGTGTTTACGACGTAATAGACAAACAAGATCACATGGTTGTACAAAATCAATTATCTAGAAACAGTCCAATTCCAAGTGACAGAAGGCTGTTCCTCTGTCGGATCAATGTATCTAGAAATTCCAGAAGACAACTCCGTTTTGGAGATCAGAAGGTAGTTTTGCAGTACACTTTTATTTCTGGGGCGGATTTGGATACAGGCTTAGTGGGCTGCAGCCTacggcgacaaattttggggagcatcaaatttgggagagtaacaaatatttgggagcgtcaaattttggTAGTATTAAATTTTGgtggcgacaaattttggggagtatcaaATTGTGGTAGTATTAAATTTTGgtggcgacaaattttggggagcatcaaatttgggggagtgacaaatttgggggagtgaAAAGTTtgggggagtgacaaatttgggggagtgacaaatttgggggagtgacaaattttgggtaCGATCAAATTTTGGGGGCTACAAATTTTGGGTAGCATCAAATTTGGGAGAGTATTAAACATTGGGGAGCGTCAAATTTTTTGGgcgaaaaattttggggagcatcaaattttggtaGTATTAAATTTTGGgggtgacaaattttggggagcattaaattttggggagtgacaaattttggagagcgtcaaattttggggagtgataaattttcagcgaaataaattggaaaaggtttaaacacagaggcttaagacaactttaaaaacacttCACTGTTTGTCATGTAGAGAATTAGCAATCACTCaaatgtgagttgccatattaaattaattttgatattgtctcgactcttttaaattaaaatagttgatgatatttcgcgaaaAAGGCGGCTGACGCTTGTTAGCCTTGAGGCGCCAAAgcttcaaatccgcccctgtctgTCAACCCTTtccccttttcctttttatgTTACCCGAATATGTTATACAGGGTAGGTATTATTTCCTTTACATGTTcagttttattattatcattttataGGTGGTACTTGTCGAGGGTCACTTTTTACCTTTCGTTCCCGTTTGCAATCGCAACGAGTTCGTTTTCCTTGCCTCGTGCACGCCCGTTGTTCTACCAGAAACTAGAGAAAGTATCGTGCAGGGGGCGACAAATATTTTTACCACGATCCACTCAATGGACATGAAATATCTCCATATCGATAAAACGTAATGTGATTTCGTCCGAAAGGACCCAGATCTGTATTAATGAGCGTTTCAATTAAAGTACTTGTTTTCGCGTTTGCAGGGCAGAAAGCCATTTAGAATATAGCCGTAATGAGCTGGTGAACGTGTCATGGTACAATTTGTTACATTGGGACTCCATAAGGACAGCATATTGCAAGCATCAAACTGGTACAGTTATTTGAATCCCGCAtctgaattattttaataaataatttcgagACCTTCGGGCGTTCTGATATCATCCATGGTTGTTTCAGTTATTCAATCCGACCAAGAACGGTCCGCAACCGCGTTATTGAGATTGCAAAGCCGATCAGGGCGATGGTTTTGGGTGCACTGCGTTTTACAAGTGAAAGACACCTCCGAAGAATGTCAACATCCTATCATTGTGTGTACAAATCAAGTTTTAAGGTACTGATAAACACTGCCGTTGCCCTTTATGAATTTCGCCATAAGAAAGTGGGTGCAATCACATTTAAATTCGAACTTCTAATACTAATATTTaaagtagaaaatgaaatgacTGATTCCGCGTGACAAAATAAGACCACAATGCAGGAAATTGCGATGGAGGCCCCGTTTATTAgttattaatctttggaaattcAGGCAAGGGGCGCCTGAAGAACGGCAATTTGGCGACCGGCGGGTCGCATCGCGTGGGTCAATAGGGGTGCGTACAGTCGTCGCCTCCAGGCGTTCTCTACTCGTATtttcaaacattaataactaaaaaaagaagCCTCCACCACAATTTCTTTACTCTTCAATTTCGTCTCATTTTACCACGTAGAATTggccatttcattttctaccaTCTGTGGCCGAACGCCCTGTgtaaatatgaataaaatatttgaccatttatagACACTTTCAATTGAGCTTTAAAAACTTCTCGTCTACCGTGAAGAGCTACTTTCTCAGTAACCATTAAACATGTATAGAAGCTAGCTTTCGAAGTAGAAGTAAAAGAGAATGGAGCACGTTGTAGCAGTGAAGATGAAGAGACACGTTATTACAGTGATAGGGAAGCTGAAGTAATGCGCTCGAGTTCCTGGCTGTACCAGTATTCGTCCCAAACGAAGTTCACCTACACGATCTGCTCTGGTAACCAGACTCGCAGTGTGCCATACGCTACCGGGAGCCAGAACAATCAGCAGCAAGATTACACCCGCTCGCTGTCCCATACCCACAGCAACGACGCCCAGCAGTCCCCCAACATTCGAAGCTCCGAGCAAGACTTGCATGGCTCCTCGAAAGCGCAACTAAAGGATTACGCAAGGAGCACCCGGGAGGACGCGGAGCCGGTGGACATGTCGATAAGCAGCGGCGAGCACGAGAACAGGAACGTTCACGTGAACATACAGCACGGCCATTACGCGCTGGGCCAGTTTACAGATAGGTACAAAGCGCAGAACAAGAACTCGTTGAACCTGAGCAGTTACCGCGCGAAGTTCATCCAATGCCACGGCCAATACAACGTGGACACCTTGTCCCCAAAGTATTACATCACTGACTTGGATAAGGAGTACTGCTGCAACGAGAGGAGCAGCTCCCACAAGCGACTCCAAGCCAAGGTGCTGCCAACGGTGGCAGGGTCCACCGTCGACCCCTCTGACCTGCCCATGGAGCATTGGAGCTCCAGTCCAGTATGGTCTGATACTTTACAGAGGGTACCAGACGTTGTTCATCAGGAACTCAGCCCGTACGTCGCGACGCCGACCACCCCTGTCGACACCCCGGATTCTGAGCTGCACACAGAGACGCCGATCTTCAATTTCGACTGGGCGGCCGAGCAACACGTGCCCAATCTGAAGATCACGTTCCGCAGCTCGAACCAGGGGCCCAGGAAGGTCCAGGATGTTCAGCCGATCACGTTGCAGTTACCGCGCAAAAAGGGCCAGTCCATGAGCGACTCTAAAGACTTTCCTAAATGAGACTGTGCACTTGTCGAATTGGTGCTTCACAACTAGATAggcaaatgtattttttttttcttttaagtggGCGCAACTAGTTTCGAGGTCTCGAGTCTCTGAGCAAGACGGAGGATGGTGGAGTTTAAATGTGGAAGGTAGTTTTCGTGGATCGACTAATTAAGTCTGCTCTTAATGGGACAGGTAGGAGGGAGCGTCGGAGTATGGTTGGTATTGCGCGGTATTGTAGCCATTCTTCAAATGAAGGTAATTCGAGGTAATGGTAGAGATTGAAAGTTGGCGCAATGTGTCTGCGGTTCCAAGGATTAGTTGTTGAATTCGTTTTCGTCGGAAGGAAGAGCTATCAGTATTAAGCGAAATTCGTTTTTCTGGTAACAGAAATTTGTAGATGAGATGCCATAAGGTATTAGCGTAATAAGTAACAGATGGTAGAAGCGGAAGGTACGCGATATTCATAGTAAATGTTAATTGAAGATGAACAGGTGTACCTAATTGTTAGAATTAAAAGAGAAAGTACACTTAAGAGAAACTTTAGGATGAAAAATCGAGTCATAGCTTTTTAGAAATCATTCTCACTGTAACGCAACGCTCGTCAACGGCGGGCGTAGCGGTGTAGCAGCAGCTAGGTTTTTGGAAATgtgtttaataattaataatcatGTTTATTTGTGTAAGGTAGGAAAAGTTCAGTgacatttattgaaaaaaacagTGTCTGCTAATAAAGGATATTTTTGACGTTATTTGAAATCATTAAACTGTGACTAACATTCCTCTTCTAAATGGAATATCGCTGAGGAGTCTATATA
It includes:
- the Dysf gene encoding neuronal PAS domain protein dysfusion isoform X1, with the translated sequence MFNRIDASKSTKGASKLRRDLINAEIANLRDLLPLPPSTRQRLSQLQLMALVCVFLRKANYFQQALKNCPSDSSNIPTPNIGFSKAMSGFIMMMTQQGKLLYISENAAEYLGHSMEDLLIHGDSVYDVIDKQDHMVVQNQLSRNSPIPSDRRLFLCRINVSRNSRRQLRFGDQKVVLVEGHFLPFVPVCNRNEFVFLASCTPVVLPETRESIVQGATNIFTTIHSMDMKYLHIDKTAESHLEYSRNELVNVSWYNLLHWDSIRTAYCKHQTVIQSDQERSATALLRLQSRSGRWFWVHCVLQVKDTSEECQHPIIVCTNQVLSDREAEVMRSSSWLYQYSSQTKFTYTICSGNQTRSVPYATGSQNNQQQDYTRSLSHTHSNDAQQSPNIRSSEQDLHGSSKAQLKDYARSTREDAEPVDMSISSGEHENRNVHVNIQHGHYALGQFTDRYKAQNKNSLNLSSYRAKFIQCHGQYNVDTLSPKYYITDLDKEYCCNERSSSHKRLQAKVLPTVAGSTVDPSDLPMEHWSSSPVWSDTLQRVPDVVHQELSPYVATPTTPVDTPDSELHTETPIFNFDWAAEQHVPNLKITFRSSNQGPRKVQDVQPITLQLPRKKGQSMSDSKDFPK
- the Dysf gene encoding neuronal PAS domain protein dysfusion isoform X2, yielding MALVCVFLRKANYFQQALKNCPSDSSNIPTPNIGFSKAMSGFIMMMTQQGKLLYISENAAEYLGHSMEDLLIHGDSVYDVIDKQDHMVVQNQLSRNSPIPSDRRLFLCRINVSRNSRRQLRFGDQKVVLVEGHFLPFVPVCNRNEFVFLASCTPVVLPETRESIVQGATNIFTTIHSMDMKYLHIDKTAESHLEYSRNELVNVSWYNLLHWDSIRTAYCKHQTVIQSDQERSATALLRLQSRSGRWFWVHCVLQVKDTSEECQHPIIVCTNQVLSDREAEVMRSSSWLYQYSSQTKFTYTICSGNQTRSVPYATGSQNNQQQDYTRSLSHTHSNDAQQSPNIRSSEQDLHGSSKAQLKDYARSTREDAEPVDMSISSGEHENRNVHVNIQHGHYALGQFTDRYKAQNKNSLNLSSYRAKFIQCHGQYNVDTLSPKYYITDLDKEYCCNERSSSHKRLQAKVLPTVAGSTVDPSDLPMEHWSSSPVWSDTLQRVPDVVHQELSPYVATPTTPVDTPDSELHTETPIFNFDWAAEQHVPNLKITFRSSNQGPRKVQDVQPITLQLPRKKGQSMSDSKDFPK
- the Dysf gene encoding neuronal PAS domain protein dysfusion isoform X3; this encodes MSGFIMMMTQQGKLLYISENAAEYLGHSMEDLLIHGDSVYDVIDKQDHMVVQNQLSRNSPIPSDRRLFLCRINVSRNSRRQLRFGDQKVVLVEGHFLPFVPVCNRNEFVFLASCTPVVLPETRESIVQGATNIFTTIHSMDMKYLHIDKTAESHLEYSRNELVNVSWYNLLHWDSIRTAYCKHQTVIQSDQERSATALLRLQSRSGRWFWVHCVLQVKDTSEECQHPIIVCTNQVLSDREAEVMRSSSWLYQYSSQTKFTYTICSGNQTRSVPYATGSQNNQQQDYTRSLSHTHSNDAQQSPNIRSSEQDLHGSSKAQLKDYARSTREDAEPVDMSISSGEHENRNVHVNIQHGHYALGQFTDRYKAQNKNSLNLSSYRAKFIQCHGQYNVDTLSPKYYITDLDKEYCCNERSSSHKRLQAKVLPTVAGSTVDPSDLPMEHWSSSPVWSDTLQRVPDVVHQELSPYVATPTTPVDTPDSELHTETPIFNFDWAAEQHVPNLKITFRSSNQGPRKVQDVQPITLQLPRKKGQSMSDSKDFPK